The nucleotide window CTGTCCAAAGGCATGTATTGGGACATGATAGCCATGATCTCCGAGTCCATGTAAGACTGCAAGTGCAAGTAAAAAATTTTAACAAGGGCACAGTTCCTAGTTTAGTATACAAATTAACTAAAGATGAAAAAAAGAGCTGGTCAAAGGAGCATCTTTAGACATACTCGAAGCCTGTATTTGTAGAAGATATAACCAGCTAGGCCAACTCCCACCACAGCCGCAAGGACCAAGAAAGTTAAAAACCAGGCAAATCTCGACCCGTGCCTCTCTGCATTTAAATGGATGAACAAACATGAAGACATATATCTTGCAGGATGGCCAACATCCCCATCGGTTTGAAATTAAGTATCAACGTCGCCCGGTGACAATCAACACAAGGCCCGCCATATAATGAGCTAATTGGAGCATTAAAGAGAAAGACTGTCATattaacatttaaataaaaattcgaCAGCGTTTAGGAAAGAAATTTACAATCATGTTCACATTTAAATATAGTTTTACTGATCCTCTAAATAAACAGTGATGGCTATCTCATCATGTGAATATCATAATTAGTCATTGACATAACAATGAATTAGTGATTATGACTCAAATGTGCTGTCTTACCAATACAAGTATCTTGATCCTTCATATACAACTGTCCTCCCTTACATTTGCAGTAGTACCCACCCCAAGTGTTCTTACAGCTGCAACCATCACACTGACAAGCAGTACGCTCCTTGCATTCGTTTATATCTGATGCACggtgagaaaacaaaaatgaagatGATGTTTTATGGATATTAGGTTTCAAAAAGCCttgaaaaattgaatatttattccacaagaagaaaattattcTTCAATAGATTAGTCACGTTGGAACTCAAAATCACCTTCACATTTATGACCATCCCCTTGAAAGCCTTGTGGACATTTGCAGCCAGATAACTCAGAATTCTGTTTGTATAAcaaagggaaaaataaaagaatttagagaaaaaaaaaataaagaaggaaaaacatgAAGTTTGGAGGTCTAATCTCATGAAACTGCAACAGAACTCTCTATAATAAATacgtttaaaaacaaaacaaaaaatgagaaaTCTGTCCCAGAAGCACAGAGAACCACTAATTAAGTGAAAGATTATGATAAACATCACTGAACTGAGCAAGCCGAGAATATTAATCCATTTCTAGAGTCTGACCAGCACCCTCCATTGTTTATTGCACACCTTGCAGGTCCAAAAGCTGTCAAGAAAGGAGTaaatattttaggaataaCTCTCTTCcacaaattaatcaaaaggaAGATTTGcttcttctatttttgttattaaGAGAAGGTTTACCATGACAAGATGTATAACCATTGCCTCGATACTGAACACCGCTCACTACAGGGCACTCACAAACTCTTCCCCTAAATGTGTCCTGACAAAAGGAACCAATTAACATGCACTTAGAATCTGTAATTCATATAGGAACATTGTCATAGGTGGCATAAACTATAAAAGTCAAATGTAAAATTTTATGCATACCTTGCAAGCAGTTAAATTAGATTTGTTGTCCTGCCAACACCCACCATTCCTCTCAAGACACTCATTTGTCTCAAGATCTGTTGAAGTAACACAAAGGATTGAGAGGAGGAAAGGGAAggagaggaaaggaaaaggaaatcaGTACATTATCCAAACATCAAGAAACAGACATCAGTATAGACTGGAAAATGAAACAAGCACACCAACCTCCGCTCAAACAAATTGGAGGATCAGCTGTCTCCTTAAATCCAGCACATATAGCCTTTAGCACAGCAGTTCTCTCCAATTTTCCTTCAGatcaataaaaacaaaaactttagCATTCTGTTGAAGTATAATCAATAGAGGTACCAGGGAAGCTGTAACAAACCTCGATACTGAACATTATTAATAACCAATGTTGGCAAGATGGTAACATCACCACGAGATCCTCGCCCAACCTAAATataacaaagagaaaaaggaaagcaaTAATAAGATAATCTGTTGAATATTGTGGTTACATGTACATTGATCCAAGAACAGTGGTGGGTCTCAACAAAAAGAGGTAAAGAACatagggaaatggagaaaaagaagcaagTATGACCTGGATTTCTTGTTCTGCTTTCAGCACTGCATTCTCAACATCATCTTCTGGATTGCCCATACATTTTTTAATCTTGTCAACAGGTAAATCTGCAGCAATCagattaaatatattaaaaacacaaaacaagcaTTATTCCATACACAGCAATAACAAAACATGCCATTTACCAAGTGATTTCATGACATCCTCAGCGCATTCTTTGCTgtacttcttttctttcatggAACATCTGATATGGAAGTCTGTCACATAATCCCACCAAACCCATGACCGGTTGCTCTCATTCGCAACTCTATGTACACAAAGCTGCCTCAAGTTCTCATATACTACATCCTTCCCTTGATACCCTTCCCCTAAATCTTTCTCTGGATCTGGTGCACAGTATCTCCCATGGTTTATGCACTGCGACTTGCATTGAGTTGTAAGGGTGAAAGCCTGAGGGCAATACCAAGTTATATAATGTGGAGTGAAGAGAGTGTAACCCCCTCTCTCAAGAATCTGAGCATGGCCCTTGAAATTTTTCACAAAAGTCATTTGTTCATCGCATCGAGCCCCGCACTCATCATTGCTGTTTGTCCAGAACTCGTATTCAACTCTTTGATCGGGGTGGGGGACTGACTCTCTCCAGTCAAGTTTCACCACAACATCGTTGCTGTTCTTTAAAGCTTCCTTCAAGCTATCACCAAAGGATTTCTCTATCAAAGCAGATGGAATTCTTATCTTCTCTATGTAACCATCTGCATCAGTGCTCTCCTCTGGAGAATCCATTGTTATTAGAGGCTCTTCAATATTGTCAGCCACTAAAACAGCTGTAGCTCCAGCCTCTTGAGCATTCCAGACCTTCAAAGCAAAGTAGCAACCTACAAGGGCAATAGAATAAAGTTGTCTGAGTAGAATCCAAGAAGCATGGTTCTGTAACATACGACTCACAACAAGGTTCAATTGCTTATGATTAGACAATGTAAAAGGCTATTGGAATTATTGTTCTGATTCATTTCATCCAATTCAGGATTTAAATAGCAACCATAGCGTAAAGAAATGAAAGTTCATGCGGCTTTGACCccagaaataaaaacaaaatgagcATCTGAATTGGACAGTTAGAAAGAGTTCAGTATCTATTTCACATCAATTGAACAGTTAATGAAAAGctaaaaccaaaaggcaaTAGAATAGAAGACTGAAAAGAGACTTTTGATGAGTCGATGTTACTAAAATAGAACTAAGGGTCGGAGAACAGGGGAAAAGCAGAGCTACTACATGAAAGCATGCTTAAATTCACAACCTCCAATAACGAAtcgaaaaaaagaaaccattTTTGAAAACATCTCATGCTAGCTGGAGCAGTCACTAAATTGaacaaattcaattcaaacaaGGAAACTTAAAGCTCACCCTTCTCCAATCTGTAGGAATTCAAAACACAcgacaaaaaaggaaattaaactataaaataaaattaaaattaaaaaaccgttgcaaaaaaaaacaaatacccATTTCTAGACAGACTTTATTGCATG belongs to Prunus persica cultivar Lovell chromosome G4, Prunus_persica_NCBIv2, whole genome shotgun sequence and includes:
- the LOC18778789 gene encoding vacuolar-sorting receptor 7 isoform X1, translated to MAFLPKLTALLVVLAILQSHVHARFVVETGSISVLYPMSLSSKHDGAIGNFGLPDYGGSLVGAVVYPEKGSHGCEAFEGDKPFKSRNSRPTIAVLDRGGCYFALKVWNAQEAGATAVLVADNIEEPLITMDSPEESTDADGYIEKIRIPSALIEKSFGDSLKEALKNSNDVVVKLDWRESVPHPDQRVEYEFWTNSNDECGARCDEQMTFVKNFKGHAQILERGGYTLFTPHYITWYCPQAFTLTTQCKSQCINHGRYCAPDPEKDLGEGYQGKDVVYENLRQLCVHRVANESNRSWVWWDYVTDFHIRCSMKEKKYSKECAEDVMKSLDLPVDKIKKCMGNPEDDVENAVLKAEQEIQVGRGSRGDVTILPTLVINNVQYRGKLERTAVLKAICAGFKETADPPICLSGDLETNECLERNGGCWQDNKSNLTACKDTFRGRVCECPVVSGVQYRGNGYTSCHAFGPARCAINNGGCWSDSRNGLIFSACSNSELSGCKCPQGFQGDGHKCEDINECKERTACQCDGCSCKNTWGGYYCKCKGGQLYMKDQDTCIERHGSRFAWFLTFLVLAAVVGVGLAGYIFYKYRLRSYMDSEIMAIMSQYMPLDSQQANQVHTAEAEPLRHGSA
- the LOC18778789 gene encoding vacuolar-sorting receptor 7 isoform X2 codes for the protein MAFLPKLTALLVVLAILQSHVHARFVVETGSISVLYPMSLSSKHDGAIGNFGLPDYGGSLVGAVVYPEKGSHGCEAFEGDKPFKSRNSRPTIAVLDRGGCYFALKVWNAQEAGATAVLVADNIEEPLITMDSPEESTDADGYIEKIRIPSALIEKSFGDSLKEALKNSNDVVVKLDWRESVPHPDQRVEYEFWTNSNDECGARCDEQMTFVKNFKGHAQILERGGYTLFTPHYITWYCPQAFTLTTQCKSQCINHGRYCAPDPEKDLGEGYQGKDVVYENLRQLCVHRVANESNRSWVWWDYVTDFHIRCSMKEKKYSKECAEDVMKSLDLPVDKIKKCMGNPEDDVENAVLKAEQEIQVGRGSRGDVTILPTLVINNVQYRGKLERTAVLKAICAGFKETADPPICLSGDLETNECLERNGGCWQDNKSNLTACKDTFRGRVCECPVVSGVQYRGNGYTSCHAFGPARCAINNGGCWSDSRNGLIFSACSNSELSGCKCPQGFQGDGHKCEDINECKERTACQCDGCSCKNTWGGYYCKCKGGQLYMKDQDTCIAHYMAGLVLIVTGRR